A DNA window from Turicibacter sp. TJ11 contains the following coding sequences:
- a CDS encoding BMP family protein, which yields MIVASGFMFEEAITELQEQYPEIKFVMIDGAPTTVSENSVGICFAEQEAGFLAGIVAALQTQSGKVGFIGGMKSSSIERFGYGYVAGVAYANQHLGTDAEVADYVYNGTFDDVAGGQAQAGSMYDKGIDIIFTAAGRVGNGVITEAKTRSEDSENVYVIGVDIDQYELGKMPNGESVILTSAIKRVDNASYDKVKEFMNGTFQGGEVITMNAQNNGVGLPENNPNLTEETQALAEEILENIKLGNLSVPSTEEEINVFLSEMEYEGPTIDF from the coding sequence ATGATTGTTGCCTCAGGATTTATGTTTGAAGAAGCAATCACTGAGTTACAAGAACAGTATCCAGAGATTAAGTTTGTTATGATTGACGGAGCACCAACAACAGTTTCTGAAAATTCAGTTGGGATTTGTTTTGCTGAACAGGAAGCAGGCTTTTTAGCAGGTATTGTTGCCGCATTACAGACACAAAGTGGTAAAGTAGGATTTATTGGTGGAATGAAAAGTAGTTCAATTGAGAGATTTGGTTATGGATATGTAGCCGGTGTTGCTTATGCGAATCAACATCTAGGAACAGATGCTGAAGTTGCGGATTATGTTTATAATGGAACATTTGATGATGTAGCTGGCGGACAAGCACAAGCGGGAAGTATGTATGATAAAGGCATCGATATTATTTTTACAGCAGCAGGACGCGTGGGGAATGGTGTCATTACAGAAGCAAAAACTCGTTCAGAGGATTCAGAAAATGTTTATGTTATTGGTGTAGATATTGATCAATATGAACTTGGAAAAATGCCAAATGGAGAGTCAGTTATTTTAACATCAGCCATTAAACGTGTCGATAACGCGTCTTATGATAAAGTGAAGGAATTTATGAATGGAACGTTCCAAGGTGGAGAAGTGATCACCATGAATGCTCAAAATAATGGAGTAGGGTTGCCAGAAAACAATCCGAATCTAACAGAAGAAACGCAAGCGTTAGCAGAGGAAATATTAGAAAACATTAAACTTGGAAATTTAAGTGTTCCATCGACGGAAGAAGAAATAAATGTATTTTTAAGTGAAATGGAATATGAGGGACCAACTATTGATTTTTAA
- the istA gene encoding IS21 family transposase, whose protein sequence is MEKKEKMIRLYLKGLSYTDIAKEIGMTRQTVSKYIKQYEKDQKALELATTPEEKEQIIIRSSAKPKYDSSKRQRIKLTPDVESIIDSCLEENKQKIQQGKRKLVMKNTDIYEWLISKNIDISYRSVCAYVSKQTQRSKEAFIRQAYEPGQVAEFDWGDVTLYIDELGTERRFKIGVFDLKYSDKRFAYLYSHENTEAFLDIHTRFFEEIKGVPTEIVYDNARVQVKHLAGREKHPTEAVKKLMNYYGYTPRYTNPYSGHEKGHVERSVELIRRKAYSKSHHFKTIADAVTALLEATSRENQKIKQRTNQSAETVFAQEQKDLLPYRLPLDTYLTATYKVNKYSLIHVDSNFYSVPDYLVGKEVTVRKNIDQIKVYFDDRFLFKAKRLIGRHQYHIDIHHYLATLKKKPGAIAHSLAQKLAYSLASKHIPKLL, encoded by the coding sequence TTGGAGAAGAAAGAAAAAATGATTCGTTTATATCTAAAAGGTCTATCTTATACAGACATTGCTAAAGAGATAGGAATGACTCGACAAACGGTTAGTAAATATATCAAGCAATATGAGAAGGATCAGAAGGCGTTAGAATTGGCTACGACTCCTGAAGAAAAAGAACAGATTATTATCCGTTCATCTGCTAAGCCTAAGTATGATAGTAGTAAACGTCAACGGATTAAATTAACACCTGATGTTGAGTCAATAATTGATTCTTGCTTAGAAGAAAATAAACAAAAGATTCAACAGGGTAAACGTAAACTCGTGATGAAAAATACAGATATTTATGAATGGCTGATTTCGAAAAATATTGATATTAGCTACCGTTCAGTTTGTGCTTATGTTTCTAAACAAACACAACGTTCAAAAGAGGCCTTTATTAGACAAGCTTATGAGCCAGGACAAGTGGCTGAGTTTGATTGGGGAGATGTCACTCTTTATATTGACGAATTGGGGACTGAACGCCGCTTTAAAATTGGAGTGTTTGACTTGAAATATAGTGATAAGAGATTTGCTTATCTTTATTCACACGAAAACACGGAGGCTTTTCTCGATATTCACACTCGCTTCTTTGAAGAAATCAAAGGGGTTCCAACTGAAATCGTCTATGATAATGCACGTGTTCAAGTTAAACATCTAGCTGGGAGAGAAAAACACCCCACTGAGGCGGTTAAAAAATTAATGAATTATTATGGTTATACGCCGCGATACACGAATCCTTACAGCGGTCATGAAAAAGGTCATGTGGAGCGTTCTGTTGAATTAATTCGACGAAAAGCGTATAGTAAGTCCCATCATTTCAAAACCATTGCAGATGCGGTAACTGCACTTTTAGAAGCTACTAGTCGTGAAAATCAAAAAATAAAACAACGAACCAACCAATCTGCAGAGACTGTATTTGCACAAGAACAGAAGGATTTACTTCCCTATCGATTACCGTTAGATACTTACTTAACTGCTACCTATAAAGTGAATAAATATAGCCTCATTCATGTCGATTCAAATTTTTATTCTGTTCCCGATTACTTAGTCGGAAAAGAGGTGACTGTCCGTAAAAACATTGACCAGATTAAAGTTTATTTTGATGATCGATTTTTATTTAAGGCTAAACGCTTAATCGGACGTCACCAATATCATATAGATATTCACCACTATCTAGCGACATTAAAAAAGAAGCCCGGGGCAATTGCGCATAGCTTGGCTCAAAAACTTGCCTACTCCCTGGCTTCAAAACATATTCCAAAATTATTATAG
- the istB gene encoding IS21-like element helper ATPase IstB: MDQLIKTYTKHLRLPYIHQNLSFHLEQARLENQSYEEFLLNLFQYEVELRQQNGINTRIRAAKFPYLKHLEELDVAALPLEAQKHYQTLRSLEFIEKKQTVILAGNPGTGKSHTVIGLGIKACQAGYHVYFAHVPTLIIELKEAKNERVLQRLKKKFDKYHLIILDELGYISFDKEGAELLFNFISTRCEKASTMFTTNLPFSRWNEIFHDPIITAAIVDRITHQSYVINMNGTSYRLQQSKKFLENQES; this comes from the coding sequence ATGGATCAATTAATTAAAACTTACACTAAACATTTACGCTTACCTTATATTCATCAAAATTTATCTTTTCATTTAGAACAGGCTCGGTTAGAAAATCAATCCTATGAAGAGTTCTTACTGAATCTTTTTCAATATGAGGTTGAGCTTAGACAACAGAATGGTATTAATACTCGTATAAGAGCAGCTAAATTTCCATATTTGAAACATTTAGAGGAATTAGATGTTGCTGCTTTACCATTAGAAGCTCAAAAACATTATCAAACGTTAAGAAGCTTAGAATTTATTGAGAAGAAGCAAACTGTCATATTGGCAGGTAACCCTGGAACGGGTAAAAGTCACACGGTCATTGGACTCGGAATTAAGGCCTGTCAAGCTGGGTATCATGTGTATTTTGCACATGTTCCAACTTTAATTATTGAGTTAAAAGAAGCAAAGAATGAACGTGTCCTTCAACGTTTAAAAAAGAAATTTGACAAATATCATCTCATTATTTTAGATGAGCTTGGCTATATCTCGTTTGATAAAGAAGGCGCAGAGCTGCTATTTAACTTTATCTCGACTCGATGCGAAAAAGCATCCACAATGTTTACGACTAACTTACCCTTTTCAAGATGGAATGAAATCTTCCATGATCCGATTATTACAGCGGCAATTGTTGATCGCATTACCCATCAATCATATGTGATTAACATGAATGGAACAAGCTATCGTTTACAACAATCAAAAAAATTCTTAGAAAATCAAGAAAGTTAA
- a CDS encoding BMP family ABC transporter substrate-binding protein — translation MKRKLFMLTTVLTASLGLVACESKGESQDLVKIGMMTDSGTIDDRSFNQATWEGIERYKSEHQTITTQYIQPLGQTTADYMQAADCILQVKS, via the coding sequence AGAAAACTATTTATGTTAACGACGGTTCTAACGGCAAGTCTAGGACTAGTCGCATGTGAATCAAAAGGTGAATCACAAGATTTAGTGAAGATTGGGATGATGACGGATTCAGGAACGATTGATGATCGTTCATTTAATCAAGCCACTTGGGAAGGGATTGAACGTTACAAATCAGAACACCAAACCATTACAACTCAGTATATTCAACCATTAGGTCAAACAACAGCCGATTATATGCAAGCGGCGGATTGTATATTGCAAGTGAAAAGTTAA